From the genome of Deinococcus sp. AJ005, one region includes:
- the truD gene encoding tRNA pseudouridine(13) synthase TruD has translation MSLVFEWAALRALTESAGTGGTLRAEAQDFRVEEVGAYPLSGEGDHLYLHVEKTGHTTAHVLRELSAQVGLRDRDIGVAGLKDRHAVTTQWLSVPAKYERRLGEFGLDGVRILDITRHGNKLGMGHLRGNRFVVRVRDAAGGAAEAEAVLNLLVAGGVPNYFGPQRFGLGGLNAEEGLRVLRGESRLRDPRVRRFLISSVQSAVFNASLSLRLERGLFASLLAGDMAKKHDTGGVFLVEDAAAESPRAERGEVSATGTLFGKKTKPLTLDAGALEAEALALFDLTPGVFASRRGDRRLTRVFPEEASVIPQDDGYTLSFTLPKGSFATSVLREVMKTEVDSAGPDDAEPDGSESDDGATGGQE, from the coding sequence GTGAGTCTGGTGTTTGAATGGGCAGCCCTGCGGGCGCTGACGGAATCGGCAGGAACGGGCGGAACGCTGCGCGCTGAAGCCCAGGATTTCCGGGTAGAGGAAGTGGGTGCGTATCCGCTTTCGGGTGAGGGCGATCACCTGTATTTGCATGTCGAGAAGACCGGGCACACCACCGCCCATGTCCTGCGTGAATTGAGTGCCCAAGTGGGCCTGCGTGACCGCGACATTGGCGTGGCGGGCCTGAAAGACCGGCATGCGGTGACCACCCAGTGGCTCAGCGTTCCGGCCAAGTACGAGCGCCGTCTGGGCGAGTTCGGACTGGACGGCGTGCGGATTCTGGATATCACCCGCCACGGCAACAAGCTGGGCATGGGCCACTTGCGCGGCAACCGCTTCGTGGTGCGCGTGCGGGACGCGGCGGGCGGCGCAGCCGAGGCTGAGGCGGTCCTGAATCTTCTGGTCGCAGGGGGCGTGCCCAATTACTTTGGTCCGCAACGCTTCGGCCTGGGCGGCTTGAATGCCGAGGAGGGATTGCGTGTGCTGCGCGGCGAATCGCGCCTGCGGGACCCGCGCGTGCGCCGCTTCCTGATCTCCAGCGTGCAGAGTGCGGTGTTCAACGCTTCTCTCAGTCTGCGCCTGGAACGCGGCCTGTTCGCCTCGCTGCTGGCAGGCGATATGGCCAAGAAGCACGACACGGGCGGGGTCTTTCTGGTCGAAGACGCCGCTGCCGAGTCGCCCCGCGCCGAACGCGGCGAGGTCAGCGCCACTGGCACGCTGTTCGGCAAGAAGACCAAACCGCTGACCCTGGACGCCGGGGCGCTGGAGGCCGAGGCGCTGGCCCTGTTTGATCTGACGCCGGGTGTGTTCGCCTCCCGGCGTGGAGACCGCCGATTGACCCGCGTGTTCCCCGAAGAGGCCAGTGTTATTCCGCAGGACGACGGCTACACGCTGTCCTTCACCCTGCCTAAGGGCAGTTTCGCCACCAGCGTTCTGCGCGAGGTGATGAAGACTGAGGTGGACAGCGCCGGGCCGGACGACGCGGAACCTGATGGCTCTGAATCTGATGACGGTGCAACAGGCGGTCAGGAGTGA
- a CDS encoding DUF3293 domain-containing protein → MEQRAAFLSASYGTRAERFRLSSESLAAAPSWAARTWAIVTAWNPAGQQQPETDNLRAGRELLALIASRLHFLGVNGEGEWAEPSVILPGLTLRQAAELGRRFAQAAVLFGVGKRVALVWLEADCTRVERFWARLSDF, encoded by the coding sequence GTGGAACAGCGCGCCGCCTTCCTGTCGGCCAGTTACGGCACGCGGGCAGAACGCTTTCGCCTCAGCTCTGAATCCTTAGCCGCCGCGCCCTCGTGGGCTGCTCGAACGTGGGCCATCGTCACGGCCTGGAATCCAGCCGGACAGCAGCAGCCGGAAACCGACAATTTGCGGGCCGGGCGTGAATTGCTGGCGCTGATCGCCTCACGCCTACATTTTCTTGGCGTCAACGGCGAGGGCGAGTGGGCCGAGCCGTCCGTGATTCTGCCCGGTCTGACCTTGAGGCAGGCGGCAGAACTGGGGCGGCGTTTCGCTCAGGCTGCCGTCCTCTTCGGCGTGGGGAAGCGGGTGGCCCTGGTCTGGTTGGAAGCGGACTGTACGCGGGTGGAGCGCTTCTGGGCGCGGCTTTCGGATTTTTGA
- a CDS encoding GNAT family N-acetyltransferase — protein sequence MTTQTLNIKNYMLGPDIPIELSAEDSQRVAEFLHTHLDEYGDALEDIQACLAYAQARGGSVTYAEEDGEILGAVITNRTGMGGFIPENILVYIAVHGKTRGRGLGKQLMETVLANVEGSVALHVEPHNPAKKLYERLGFTNKYLEMRLTR from the coding sequence ATGACCACTCAAACCCTGAACATCAAAAATTACATGCTGGGGCCAGATATCCCTATCGAATTGAGCGCCGAAGATAGCCAGCGTGTGGCCGAATTCCTGCACACCCATCTGGACGAGTACGGGGACGCCCTGGAGGATATTCAGGCGTGCCTCGCCTATGCACAGGCGCGCGGCGGCAGCGTCACCTATGCCGAGGAAGATGGCGAAATCCTGGGCGCAGTGATCACCAACCGGACTGGCATGGGCGGCTTCATTCCCGAAAATATCCTGGTGTACATTGCCGTCCATGGCAAGACGCGCGGGCGCGGGCTGGGCAAGCAACTCATGGAAACCGTGCTGGCGAATGTAGAGGGCAGCGTGGCCCTGCACGTCGAGCCTCATAACCCGGCAAAGAAGCTCTACGAGCGGCTGGGGTTCACCAACAAGTATCTCGAAATGCGGCTGACCCGTTGA
- a CDS encoding DUF721 domain-containing protein, protein MAWDRYNAGRNNRGRRLSGPRGIGELMGATLGTARIAKGIGRARAILAWPGAVGPEIARITRPRTQQGSVLFVDVRDSAAAHHLSMQRHHFLKALNALLPDAPLSDIRFSVGSVREPVMAPAPPPLPAPDRARARELVQDVGEDLRPAALRAAEAITRSRKWREEQGWRPCPVCGEASQEQPCRACLLTLDDPNVRRAARTLMQQPEDLESLLGTLGDSGANAARYLALARLEEQLDLLALECVRSGQEDGYREFLNQQAGMYLSLYLRRPRADLKRSDRALLPERARNVLNAGR, encoded by the coding sequence ATGGCCTGGGACCGTTACAACGCGGGCCGCAACAACCGGGGCCGCCGCCTGAGCGGGCCGCGTGGCATTGGCGAACTGATGGGCGCGACGCTGGGCACGGCGCGCATCGCCAAGGGCATCGGGCGGGCGCGGGCCATTCTGGCTTGGCCGGGGGCGGTGGGGCCGGAGATTGCCCGCATTACCCGCCCACGCACCCAGCAGGGCAGCGTGCTGTTCGTGGATGTGCGCGATAGCGCTGCCGCCCACCATCTGAGCATGCAGCGCCATCACTTCCTCAAGGCCCTGAACGCGCTGCTGCCCGACGCGCCCCTCAGCGACATCCGCTTCAGCGTGGGCAGCGTGCGCGAGCCGGTGATGGCCCCCGCGCCGCCGCCGCTGCCTGCCCCGGACCGTGCCCGCGCCCGCGAACTGGTGCAGGACGTGGGCGAGGACCTGCGCCCCGCTGCCCTGCGCGCCGCCGAGGCGATCACCCGCTCGCGCAAATGGCGCGAGGAACAGGGTTGGCGGCCCTGCCCGGTTTGCGGCGAGGCCAGTCAGGAACAACCCTGCCGGGCCTGCCTCCTGACGCTGGACGATCCCAACGTGCGCCGCGCGGCCAGAACGCTGATGCAGCAGCCCGAAGACCTGGAGTCACTGCTGGGAACCCTGGGCGACAGCGGCGCAAACGCGGCCCGCTATCTGGCACTGGCGCGGCTGGAAGAACAACTGGACCTGCTGGCCCTGGAATGCGTCCGCAGCGGCCAGGAAGACGGCTACCGCGAATTTCTGAACCAGCAGGCGGGCATGTACCTCTCCCTGTACCTGCGCCGCCCCCGTGCGGACCTGAAGCGCTCGGACCGCGCCCTCCTGCCGGAGCGGGCGCGCAATGTGCTGAACGCGGGCCGCTGA
- a CDS encoding alanine racemase — MAYLTLNRPKLQANFDHLEHLFSQHGIDWGITTKLLCGNKLFLNEVIRLGRLELLDSRISNLRAIKELSPEAQTVYIKPPASALIEDLVTWADVSFNTELETIRAISAEAVRQDRQHLIIIMIEMGDLREGVLREDIEAFYAQVFQLPNIKIIGIGTNLNCLNGVMPSEDKLIQLGLYKKIIELKNNVDIQWVSAGTTVTIPLLKAGGLPQAINHFRIGEALFFGQDLVAERTFTGMHDDVLELHAQIIELAEKPTMPSGTLGKNPFGVTAEAESSAGSSHRAILDVGYLDISPQYLEPVDSRLEVIGGSSDMLVLNVGENEAGLKVGSYVKFRLKYMGALHLMNSPYIDKFVLDESGEQISELVEAELVGS, encoded by the coding sequence ATGGCATATCTAACCCTGAACCGTCCCAAGTTGCAGGCCAATTTTGACCATCTGGAACACCTGTTCTCACAGCATGGCATCGACTGGGGCATTACCACCAAGCTGCTGTGCGGCAACAAACTCTTTCTGAACGAGGTGATTCGGCTGGGCCGCCTGGAATTGCTGGACTCGCGCATCAGCAACCTGCGGGCCATCAAGGAACTGAGTCCAGAGGCGCAGACGGTGTACATCAAGCCGCCTGCCTCCGCCTTAATCGAGGACCTCGTAACCTGGGCGGACGTGAGCTTCAACACCGAACTGGAAACCATTCGCGCCATCTCTGCCGAGGCCGTGCGCCAGGACCGACAGCACCTGATCATCATCATGATCGAGATGGGCGATCTGCGCGAGGGCGTGCTGCGTGAGGATATCGAGGCGTTTTACGCTCAGGTTTTTCAGCTTCCAAACATCAAAATTATAGGTATCGGCACCAACCTGAATTGCCTGAACGGCGTGATGCCCAGCGAGGACAAGCTGATTCAACTGGGCCTGTACAAGAAGATTATTGAGCTGAAAAACAATGTGGATATCCAGTGGGTCAGCGCCGGGACCACCGTGACCATTCCGCTGCTGAAGGCGGGCGGGCTGCCCCAGGCCATCAACCACTTCCGCATTGGTGAGGCGCTGTTCTTCGGGCAGGATCTGGTGGCGGAACGCACCTTCACCGGAATGCATGACGACGTGCTGGAGCTGCACGCCCAGATCATCGAGCTGGCCGAGAAGCCCACGATGCCCTCCGGCACGCTGGGCAAGAACCCCTTTGGCGTCACCGCCGAGGCCGAGAGCAGCGCCGGGAGCAGCCACCGCGCCATTCTGGACGTGGGCTATCTGGATATCTCGCCGCAGTATCTGGAACCCGTGGATTCGCGCCTGGAGGTCATCGGCGGTAGCAGTGACATGCTGGTGCTGAACGTGGGCGAAAACGAGGCCGGGCTGAAGGTGGGCAGTTACGTTAAATTTCGCCTGAAGTATATGGGCGCGCTGCACCTGATGAACTCGCCGTACATCGACAAGTTTGTGCTGGATGAGTCGGGGGAGCAGATTTCGGAGTTGGTGGAGGCGGAGTTGGTGGGGAGCTGA
- the recF gene encoding DNA replication and repair protein RecF (All proteins in this family for which functions are known are DNA-binding proteins that assist the filamentation of RecA onto DNA for the initiation of recombination or recombinational repair.), with amino-acid sequence MRGVRLESLSTLNYRNLAPCTLRFGGGVTGVYGENGAGKTNLLEAIYLALTGQTDVGRLEQLVQSGESEAYVRADLESGGSLSVQEVGLGRGRRQLKVDGVRVRAGDLPRGSAVWIRPEDSELVFGSPSLRRAYLDSLLSRLSARYGQQLGRYERTVSQRNAALKGGEQWAMSVWDDALVKLGTEIITFRRRALTRLGELATDANAALGSRKTLTLTLLETTTPETYAHDLTSRRAEELARGSTVSGPHRDDLVLTLGGFSASEYASRGEGRTVALALRRAELELLAERFGEQPILLIDDFSAELDPGRRTFLLELAAGVPQAIVTGTERPPGASAQFWAQSGRFTPMDVSEKKAELEEVR; translated from the coding sequence ATGCGGGGCGTGCGTCTGGAGTCCCTCTCAACTTTGAATTACCGCAACCTTGCGCCGTGTACGTTGCGCTTTGGTGGGGGCGTAACGGGCGTGTACGGCGAGAATGGAGCGGGCAAGACTAACCTGCTGGAGGCCATTTATCTGGCGCTGACCGGACAGACCGACGTGGGCCGCCTGGAACAACTGGTGCAGTCCGGCGAGAGCGAGGCGTATGTGCGCGCCGATCTGGAATCCGGCGGCAGCCTGAGCGTGCAGGAGGTGGGCCTGGGGCGTGGGCGGCGGCAGCTCAAGGTGGACGGCGTGCGCGTGCGTGCGGGCGACCTGCCCCGTGGCAGCGCCGTGTGGATTCGCCCGGAGGACTCCGAACTGGTCTTCGGCTCGCCGTCGCTGCGCCGCGCCTACCTGGACTCGCTGCTGTCGCGCCTGAGCGCCCGCTACGGCCAGCAACTGGGCCGCTACGAACGCACAGTGTCCCAGCGCAATGCGGCCCTGAAAGGCGGCGAACAGTGGGCCATGTCGGTCTGGGACGACGCCCTCGTCAAGCTGGGCACCGAGATCATCACCTTCCGCCGCCGTGCCCTGACCCGCCTGGGCGAACTGGCCACCGACGCCAACGCCGCGCTGGGCAGCCGCAAAACGCTCACGCTGACGCTGCTGGAAACGACGACGCCCGAAACCTACGCCCACGATCTGACTTCCAGACGGGCCGAGGAGCTGGCGCGCGGCTCCACGGTGTCTGGTCCCCACCGCGACGATCTGGTGCTGACCCTGGGCGGATTCTCGGCCAGTGAATACGCCAGTCGGGGCGAGGGGCGCACGGTTGCTCTCGCCTTACGCCGTGCAGAACTGGAGCTGCTGGCCGAACGCTTTGGCGAGCAGCCCATCCTGCTGATTGACGATTTCAGCGCCGAGCTGGACCCCGGACGGCGCACCTTTCTGCTGGAGCTGGCGGCAGGGGTGCCGCAGGCCATCGTGACGGGCACCGAACGCCCGCCCGGTGCGTCGGCGCAGTTCTGGGCGCAGTCGGGGCGCTTTACACCGATGGACGTTTCGGAAAAAAAAGCTGAGCTAGAGGAGGTGCGTTAA
- a CDS encoding ATP-binding domain-containing protein, whose product MSAPASSRPSISDNHPDFQPETAHLKGTVDAMLRQIDFWEDRDRQMGADLETSIILADEAGEHAAMLSPHVHHPYFGSLRVRVGGREQTLYIGKHGFRDVKGPHSVVGWDSEVGSLFYSDALGWTPRRGGQGVIKRRRQLDIAAKTLHRVTDLYDEEAGGDTGGREEVLLRRLEEGSTAGMRDVVETLQPEQNTAMRYPAGTPVIIQGAAGSGKTTIGFHRLAWMTNAERGPHQARAEACMVLMPNKVLATYAARILPELGIGAVNVTTPESWAIGLLGLEKLEVTDRTLTLLLTDHDNTRRALAWRRAKLLGDARMLDVIRTHLWNRFNASLRGQSLREEVALNRRDPQIFALFDTDLHTILRDVFAADPLSGYRAGFRRAVEDLAISHLNVPDDEEASVLRQLSAPITALLGRVFASTTPVTEARRLLGSPEALAASGLLTEREIALLATDPLSGIPTPRRAHADATELPLMLAVQAFTGGIGRQVGRTLEPFDHVVLDEAQDYSPLLYALLGRATRAGHLTALGDLNQGMHGYKGPSNWEAVQAVLPGAEVLTLGRTYRSTKQITELGARIAATYNRAAQVQGVDRDGAEVQRYTGPADAPNGELPLIAQAVKDAQAAGHVNIAIVTRRAVDADRLAEALRDFDTDAQPITTQEHRFRGGLVILPVSLAKGLEFSAAIVSSANVQTYDESTEYERRLLYVSASRALHWLGLVSAGELHPLIA is encoded by the coding sequence ATGTCAGCTCCTGCTTCCTCCCGCCCGTCCATCTCCGACAACCACCCCGACTTCCAACCCGAAACCGCGCACCTGAAAGGCACGGTGGACGCCATGCTGCGCCAGATCGACTTCTGGGAGGACCGGGACCGCCAGATGGGCGCGGACCTGGAGACCAGCATCATCCTGGCCGACGAGGCGGGCGAACACGCCGCCATGCTCTCGCCGCATGTGCATCACCCGTATTTCGGCAGCCTGAGAGTGCGCGTGGGTGGGCGCGAACAGACGCTGTATATCGGCAAGCACGGCTTCCGCGACGTGAAGGGGCCGCACAGCGTCGTGGGCTGGGACAGCGAGGTGGGCAGCCTGTTCTACTCCGACGCGCTGGGCTGGACACCGCGCCGGGGCGGGCAGGGCGTGATCAAGCGGCGGCGGCAACTGGACATCGCGGCCAAGACGCTGCACCGCGTCACCGATCTGTACGACGAAGAGGCCGGAGGCGACACCGGGGGCCGCGAGGAAGTCCTGCTGCGCCGTCTGGAAGAAGGCAGCACCGCCGGAATGCGCGATGTGGTGGAAACCCTCCAGCCCGAGCAGAACACCGCCATGCGTTACCCCGCCGGAACCCCGGTGATTATTCAGGGTGCGGCGGGTTCGGGCAAGACCACCATCGGCTTTCACCGCCTGGCCTGGATGACCAACGCCGAGCGCGGGCCGCATCAGGCGCGGGCCGAGGCGTGCATGGTGCTGATGCCCAACAAAGTGCTGGCCACCTACGCCGCCCGCATCCTGCCCGAACTGGGCATCGGGGCCGTCAACGTGACCACGCCCGAGAGCTGGGCGATAGGGCTGCTGGGCCTGGAAAAGTTGGAAGTGACGGACCGCACCCTGACGCTGCTGCTGACCGATCACGACAACACCCGGCGTGCCCTGGCCTGGAGGCGGGCCAAGCTGCTGGGGGATGCCCGGATGCTGGACGTGATTCGCACGCACCTGTGGAACCGTTTTAACGCCTCGTTGCGCGGCCAGTCGCTGCGGGAAGAGGTGGCCCTGAACCGCCGTGATCCGCAAATCTTCGCCCTGTTCGACACCGATTTGCACACCATCCTGCGCGACGTATTCGCCGCCGATCCGCTGAGCGGCTATCGCGCGGGCTTTCGCCGGGCCGTGGAAGACCTGGCCATCTCGCATCTGAACGTGCCCGACGATGAGGAAGCCAGCGTGCTGCGCCAGCTTTCCGCCCCGATTACCGCATTGCTGGGCCGTGTCTTCGCCAGTACCACCCCCGTCACCGAGGCCCGCCGTCTGCTGGGCAGCCCTGAAGCGCTGGCCGCGAGTGGCCTGCTGACCGAACGCGAGATTGCCCTGCTCGCCACCGATCCCCTGAGCGGCATTCCCACCCCACGCCGCGCCCACGCCGACGCCACCGAGCTGCCGCTGATGCTGGCGGTGCAGGCGTTCACGGGCGGGATCGGGCGACAGGTGGGGCGTACCCTGGAACCCTTTGACCATGTGGTGCTGGACGAGGCGCAGGACTACTCGCCGCTGCTGTACGCGCTGCTGGGCCGCGCCACGCGGGCAGGCCATCTGACCGCGCTGGGCGACTTGAACCAGGGGATGCACGGCTACAAGGGACCGAGCAACTGGGAAGCGGTGCAGGCCGTCCTGCCCGGCGCGGAGGTGCTGACGCTGGGCCGCACCTACCGTTCTACCAAGCAGATCACCGAACTGGGCGCACGCATTGCCGCCACCTACAACCGCGCCGCCCAGGTGCAGGGTGTGGACCGCGACGGGGCCGAGGTTCAGCGTTACACCGGACCTGCCGATGCTCCCAATGGCGAACTTCCTTTAATCGCCCAGGCCGTCAAGGACGCGCAGGCTGCCGGACACGTCAATATCGCCATCGTGACCCGCCGCGCCGTGGACGCGGACCGTCTGGCCGAGGCACTGCGCGACTTCGACACCGACGCGCAGCCGATCACCACGCAGGAACACCGTTTCAGGGGCGGGCTGGTGATCCTTCCGGTCAGTCTCGCCAAGGGGCTGGAATTCAGCGCGGCCATCGTGAGCAGCGCCAACGTGCAGACCTACGATGAAAGCACCGAGTACGAGCGCCGTCTGCTGTACGTCAGCGCCAGCCGCGCCCTGCACTGGCTGGGACTGGTCAGCGCAGGCGAATTGCACCCGCTCATCGCCTGA
- a CDS encoding molybdenum cofactor biosynthesis protein B: MTDASRPPGPPSTSGNAAAGGNPSAPSKQLSSQQHRAAAPRNVRVAVLTISDTRTPETDTSGQYLLAELKAGGHSVVHYRVVRDDALDIRTALVLFVREATVVLTTGGTGLTGRDVTVPVVESMITKPIPGFGELFRMLSYREVGGAAMLSRALGGLCRGSAIFAMPGSLNAVKTAWEGILKNEIGHLAFEIERHGQPGVVQPGVVAPALSPLSQSLAAAAGKPPPTTDPLTPPMTPTLSPAAAAVEGTGTADPAQPQSRGPGNLMGRLGRHKKEDPRL; encoded by the coding sequence ATGACGGACGCCTCCCGCCCCCCTGGACCGCCCAGCACCTCTGGCAACGCCGCAGCGGGTGGCAACCCATCGGCCCCTTCTAAACAACTCTCGTCCCAGCAGCACCGCGCCGCAGCGCCGCGCAATGTCAGGGTGGCGGTGCTGACCATCAGCGACACGCGCACGCCCGAAACGGACACCAGCGGTCAATATCTGCTGGCCGAACTGAAGGCGGGGGGGCATAGTGTGGTGCATTACCGGGTGGTCAGGGACGACGCGCTGGACATCCGCACCGCGCTGGTTTTGTTCGTGCGGGAGGCGACTGTGGTGCTGACTACAGGCGGCACGGGCCTGACCGGGCGCGACGTGACGGTGCCGGTGGTGGAATCCATGATCACCAAGCCCATCCCTGGCTTTGGAGAGCTGTTCCGCATGCTCAGCTACCGCGAGGTGGGTGGCGCGGCCATGCTGTCGCGGGCGCTGGGCGGGCTGTGCCGGGGTTCGGCCATCTTCGCCATGCCCGGCAGCCTGAACGCCGTCAAGACCGCCTGGGAAGGCATTCTGAAGAACGAGATCGGCCACCTCGCCTTCGAGATCGAGCGCCACGGGCAACCGGGGGTGGTGCAGCCAGGAGTGGTGGCCCCGGCGCTGTCGCCGCTGTCCCAGTCGCTTGCGGCGGCGGCAGGGAAGCCCCCTCCCACCACTGATCCACTGACGCCGCCCATGACCCCCACTCTGTCCCCGGCTGCGGCAGCGGTGGAAGGAACTGGGACTGCCGATCCAGCTCAGCCGCAGTCCAGAGGCCCGGGCAACCTGATGGGCAGGCTGGGCCGCCATAAGAAAGAAGACCCGCGTCTGTAA